Genomic DNA from Pempheris klunzingeri isolate RE-2024b chromosome 22, fPemKlu1.hap1, whole genome shotgun sequence:
TAAGTTGTTCTTTTGAGTATTTAACATGACAATTTGATTTTGATGGAAAAGTCAACCACAGAGAAAATTTTCAATAAACATACAACGGGGAACGGATTCAAAGGATCTCTGCAAGTGCTTTATAGTTGTACTGTGCGTCTAATCTCTACCTAACCTTCAGCAACCCACATGGAAAAGTTGCCCCCACACAATGGTTACCAAAGTGTGGGTTGTGGCCCCCTGGTGGGTCGTGTAAGTACAGCAGGTGGGCTGCAAGAAGTAAtttacaataaatcaattttcaAGGGTTAAAAAGGTAGAGAGAGCCGTCTCCCTGCGGCTACTGCGGCTTCTTGGCCGCTGCTGCCGCCATCTTGATCACTTCCACCTTCCTGGCAGCTGCTTCCTTCTCTTCCATGGCCAAAATCTCAGCCACAGCCGCTTCCTCTGCATCTACTTTCTTCATTGCAGCATTCTTTTCAGCCGCTGCCGCCTTATCAGCCGCCTTCTTGGCGTCTTCTTTCTTCAGTGTGGACTCCTTGGTTGCTGTTTTCAGTGCCGCAGCTGCCTTCTTGGCTGCTGTTTTCGCTTCCGCAGCTGCCTCCTTGGCAGTTTCTGCCTCCTTGGTGGCTTGTTTATTCACTGCGGCCGCCTTTTCAGCCGCCTTCTTGGCAGTTTCCGCCTTCTTGGCTGCTGTTTTTGCCGCCGCAGTTGCCCTCTTGGCTGCTCCCGCCTTCAGCTTGAAGAAGATGATGCCATTGTTGTTGGTCTGGGTCAGAGTCCCTTCACGCACCAAGTTTAAGGTGACCCTGTTGATGTCCTTGTTGCTTTTGACCACATCCACTCCTTTGGCGGCCAAAATCTTTTTGAGCGCCGGCTGTGAGAGCCCCTTACGCTCCCTGGACTCAGCCACAGCAGCGATGATCTGCTCCTCAAGGGTGGGAGCTTCCTGTCTGGAAAGTGGAGCCTGAAGGTTGCTGGACGTTGTGGCTGCTGGAGCTTCGTCTCTCATCTCCACCTCAGTGCTGTCCGCTGTGTTTGTTGAGACAGATCACATATTACAATGGTTATATTTTCAATTCtgactgaaaatacaaataaaatcagttgTGTGACTGACCTGCTGGTCCTGAACTGGTGCCTGGCAGCGTCTGCACCAGATCGTTCCTGTTTATCTTCTCTAAAACCTTCTTGGTCACCTTCAGAGCTCCATCAAGTGTGTAGGCCTTCACCATCAGATCCACCGtttcccccctctctgcctTCTCCAACTGGCACTGTTTGATGGGCTTGTAGCCGCCCAGGACCTCAGGCTCCTTCAGATGCCACAGGAAAGCCTTGAATTCCTTGTCTGTTAAATCCTGCAGAATACTGAAAAGCACCATTGGCCCCATCGTGGCTCCCTGCTGAAACCAGAAGGAAAAATGTGACACCAAACTAtcagagcagcaacagaagCTCTGATCGACACCAGAGCAGGTTTTAGCTCTGGAAATAGTTGCTGAGTTCAAACCAGCTCATCACACATTAAAGTCTCCTCACAGAGTGACTCAGCCGCTCTGATTAGCTCTGCTGTCCTTGTACCTGCTCTTTAAAACTACAGTACAACTAGTTGCACAGGTCTGACAGGTTCtaacaatattttcatttttaaaactaaatgcAAATAACATCATCTACAAGACTCCAGAAAATGCAGTGAACACAATCTACTATCTACTACTGCATCACTGGTGTTATAGGACACATAAATATGAATCAAACAAAGTCCTGCTCAAACTGACGGGATGAGAAATCAACAGTGAGACATAATTTCCCTATAAATTATACACGTTAACAAGACATGCTGGTTGTAACAACTGTCGCTGTGTTCAACAGATTCGCTGATCACAGGTAGactgtggtttattttccaGGAAGTTGGTTACAACTCtaatctctcttttcatctgtgGAAACTAAATCAGAACCCGTAACAACAAAGGAAGAACTTTGACTTACACTTTGATGAACAGAGATGACTTCCAGATGTCcaaaagggaaataaaacagtgaaaatatcgTTCAAAGATGCCACAgttcttcctgtttctttcGGATGAGCTGCAGTGAGCGGGCTGAGCCCTGATTGgtcagactgagagagagaggagaaagagcgGGAGAGAGGAGCCAATCAGCAGAGGACACACTACAGGCCAAATCCACCTGGTGGAGAGttgcggaaaaaaaaaaaaaatcaaaaaactttatctatatagcaccaattcataacagcgttatcaAGACGCTTtccaaacaaagagagagacaacacaaacagggaCGAGGTTCCAAAATGCAACTGGTAGTGGTGTCGTCGCGAACTAATTggtttttctcatattttttctgttaaagccgcaatacaaataatatatattCGATATGTGTTCTTTACGTTAAGATAACGGGCAATAGAAGCTGTTCGACTGGGCTGCAACAGTCTCTGTTACTTGCTCCACTAGACTCTTGATGAATTTGCCACCTTTAATGTATTTCATAAACGCTAAATGGAAATTAGGTTTACACTGAAGTGACAGCGCCCTCTAGTGGCCGCAGGAGTTGTGCCTCTTGTCTGTTACGCTGACACCAAACTAATTCTTTCAAGTGACTTCGCTGTCACTGACaaagtcaaaataaaaccatgagAGTTTTGATAGAGCTCCCATCACCTCCATGGTTTTGTGTTAGGTCATGAATAACATATTTTAACATACGTTTATCCTGAATAATGAGCGTGAACGTTGTCAGCAGCCAACAGGAAGCAAACCAGGTAGATAGTAAACATGAAGGATGTGAAGAAGTCTTAGTCATCtcagactgaggaagaggaggagaaactggtGGCGTGTTGTCCTTTTGTTACAATGATGGAAAAAAGTGGACAGAAACCTCACAGAGTGCTGTAATGTTAATCAatatagctagctagctactgTCTGCAGTGATGTACTGTAAGCTGACGTTAGCTCCTGTTTGCTATTAGCCTATGTCGTCGTGTTggtttttttcgatgaaggacaggcaacttctctcatttaaggtgttttattttctgtgtgaataagtattgatcttgatcaaggactcagtctgagctctgaaaaccacagtcagcaagctgttagtctgcaGCCAACAGGTCCCAGAGTGAACCCTGAAACACATATgtagtaacagtatatacattccagcatGAATACAATTATTTCTGATTGGTCGTCTAGTTGGGGAGTAACCGtggtttagacttggccctcccttgctggtcccagcctcttggcatcacaaCCTTCCAGTCAGTATCCACCTGCAAAGAAAGTATCCCCCTGATGGCCTTTCCCTATCATGTGAGTGCTCCATACAGTAGAGACATTCTGAGAGCGTCCCTCTCCTGCAGCTATCTCATCCTTTCATTACAATAAGGTCGTCTACCAGCCATAAACGTCCCACCTGACCATCATGTGTctgacccttcagaacctggggccagtgctgGTTCCCCTCAATAAcaactatggggtatggctcttccctgtagCGATACATTGCATTAATGTCTCTCCCTGCAAATATAATACAGCACATACATTGTTAGTAAGAACTGAGCATCCAGTGTATCATAGAAGGTGGCTCTAATGGTTGATTATGTAGTActattagttcactcacaggtcacttagttcaaataaaggttattCAGTTTAATATAGTGTAGTTATTTTATATGGTGTAGTTATACAATGGCTAatgttaattcaaatccagtgttttaCAATGTTAGTTATACATGTAATATTGTTAGTACAAATTTAAGGCACACAGTGTAATGTGTTTGAGCCCTTTATAAgtagtgattaaaagtagtattaaatTCCCCACACCTACAAGCTGACAAAGACTTCTAGATGGATCTGTATAAAtgtggctgcagagctgctcttactgctgctgtaataatgctctgtatttgtccTAAAAGTCGTCCTGAATCAGATCTTTACAGATCACCTGGGTGACCAAGGCAGATCTTGGGTCTGATCCACGAGGAGGTCTTCACCTACACCGAGCACACCAAGAGGAAGACGTGGTGTACGCCCTTTCAGCATTCAAATATAGACTATTCAGACATAGAAAAGTCATTGAAgtaaatctaaatatatatagatCAAACCTGAACTATGAATATGGCAGAATATAAAGACCATTTCATTCAAATTTGCATATTTCTGATGCATTCACTTTATAAGTTATGAAGCATTGATCCCTCCTACACTGAAGTAGAGTAGAAAGGATCAGTAATAATGGACCTGTAGTCACTTTTGCAGCAGCTCACTCCCTTATAAGGTCATAACAGTCTGCTcatcctccaaaataaaagccagcaTCCAGACTTCCAGTTCACTGCATGTCAGGATCAGTTAGTACTTCACTGACGTGAAACTAGTTTTATATCACCTTAGCTAATTAAATCCAGCTACACTGAGAACAGTTCAGTCTAGTTACAGGACAATTATCAAACCAGGAGTCAGGACATTAAACAGGACAGCAGCTCTTTCCTGCAGCAGTGGGCGGCCCTGAAAAGGGCCTTTGTGTTGCTGGATGTCAGCAGCTTTACTTGGAGCTGGTGTACTTGGTGACCGCCTTGGTGCCCTCGGACACGGCGTGCTTGGCCAGCTCACCGGGCAGCAGCAGGCGGACGGCGGTCTGGATCtccctggaggtgatggtggagcgCTTGTTGTAGTGAGCCAGACGGGAGGCCTCACCGGCGATGCGCTCAAAGATGTCGCTGACGAACGAGTTCATGATCAGCATGGCCTTGGAGGAGATACCGGTGTCCGGGTGCACCTGCTTCAGCACCTTGTACACGTAGATGGCGTAGCTCTCCTTCCtggtcctcctcttcttcttgccgGTCTTGGTCACTTTGGACACGGCCTTCTTGGAGCCTTTCTTCGGGGCTTTCACGGTCTCAGGCATGTTTCCCTTTCGTTGTTGTACCGA
This window encodes:
- the LOC139221917 gene encoding histone H1-like, with the translated sequence MGPMVLFSILQDLTDKEFKAFLWHLKEPEVLGGYKPIKQCQLEKAERGETVDLMVKAYTLDGALKVTKKVLEKINRNDLVQTLPGTSSGPAADSTEVEMRDEAPAATTSSNLQAPLSRQEAPTLEEQIIAAVAESRERKGLSQPALKKILAAKGVDVVKSNKDINRVTLNLVREGTLTQTNNNGIIFFKLKAGAAKRATAAAKTAAKKAETAKKAAEKAAAVNKQATKEAETAKEAAAEAKTAAKKAAAALKTATKESTLKKEDAKKAADKAAAAEKNAAMKKVDAEEAAVAEILAMEEKEAAARKVEVIKMAAAAAKKPQ
- the LOC139221933 gene encoding histone H2B 1/2-like, with the translated sequence MPETVKAPKKGSKKAVSKVTKTGKKKRRTRKESYAIYVYKVLKQVHPDTGISSKAMLIMNSFVSDIFERIAGEASRLAHYNKRSTITSREIQTAVRLLLPGELAKHAVSEGTKAVTKYTSSK